ccttgagctggaaggcgaagctttcaatttaaTGGTCCATCTAcgccccaaccctcacctatggtcatgagctctgggtagtgacagaaagaatgagattgcggatacaagaaATGAGTTTCGGCTGCTTGTTGTAGcagtgaggagctcagacatccagaaggagctcggagtagagccgctgctcctttgcgtttAAAAGGGTTCAGTTAAGGTAATTCTGCATCTGATCAGgctcctcctgggcgcctcctgttagaggtgttctgggcacgtcccactggtaggaggccccggagCAGACCCAGAAAATGCTgtagggattatatatctcatctggcctgggaacaccttggggtcctccaggaggagctggaaagtgttgctggggagagggacgtctggggtgctttgctcagcctgctgcccctgcgacctggccccggataagtggatgaaaatggatggatggatcctgtttggggtcgcgggggggctggaatctatcccagctgacactgggtgagaggcagggttcaccctggacaggtcaccagactatcacaggactgacacatagagacagacaaccattcacactcacattcacacctacgggcaattttaGGGTAACCAATGAACCTAACCTCCTCCCAAACTTTGTGTTAAATCCAAAGCATTTGCAGGCCTGGACAATAGTTTTTCAAATTTCctaacttttccaggaatttcatgactATGTGAACCCCATGAAAGGACTATAGCCCAATATACCCAACTGATTTGACTAACCCAGACTACTATCATCTCAGATTTCAGCCTCTTGTACAACTTTAAAATGCCACTTTgcacaaaaaaatcagtgtgtATTTTGTTCCCCACAACACAGATCGGGAATTCTAAGAAGAAAGGATCTTTTCAGGGCCAGCGTGAACAGGAGTAATGATTGCAGCGCAAACAGTTTCAGTGTACACATGGACATGAGTGTTGTCTTAAGATAGAATTGGAAAAATGTGAACCTGTCAGTGATTTAGTATTGCACTTCTGTAAAGTTCAGGGACCTGTGAAAGAGAGGTTAAAGAAAGAATGTTAAAAATTGATTTTCAGTCTCCTGTGTGGATCAATCTCCTAAAGCACCGTATGCTTAAACTCCTATAGAGGCTTTCATGAGATCTGTGGAGAGGCCCCTTTAACAGAACCACTTTGTAACACTCTACAAACCCGGTCGCAGCATTACAATCGTTGCTTGTGGCAATGTCTTTATTGTGCACTAATTCAACATTGGTTACAATCTCCCTTGTCaaataaaagaaggaaataagAGGGGGAGAGGCACAGAGAGACAACCTGTGACGCATGCTGCCCTTTTAAACTTTATGTGAAACGAGTgagcacacagacaaacaaaatacCAAACTCACTGCACATAAAACTCCAAGATGTGACTGTAAAATGATGGTATGATATTGTTCTGGAACTGAATCGCTTCGGCTTTAAAGTTCATTGGATTCTACCTAAAAAGGCATTTTCACTTGTGCATGAGGAAGATTTGGCTGCTTTTTGGATTTATTCCTCCATCAATTCTCATCCTGACTGCTGCCGACAACAatctgacagaaaatgaatgaacaaattgGGGCGCTGAAGAGGTTTACTGCTATATCGAGTCCCACCACCTATTTCCACAGATCTCcttcctgtcttttcttttcttttgtctggTATTTCTCTTGTTATTTTTCCTGATATGTGAACTGGTGATTTTTCAATTCAACCTTTACACTGgcagaccttggttggaacTATCAGCAGCCTTGGATTATTGAGCTACACATGCTCTGTGGCCTTCAGGCCTGCCAAGGAGAGGAGCAACGCAGCAGACAATATATTGTGACATTGTTTAATCTCATCTGTCCTTGGTACTCTGACAGTGTGGAGGAAACAGAGATAAATGCAGCTGTAAATGTCCAAACATTATGATACAGTGCGTGTGTGTCACAGGAGGGCAATCCATCTCTTACTTGCCACAGCCGTTTGCTGTCTtcttgtgttttctcctgcgaGGTCTGTTCTTGATAGACTcgctgctgctgtggaggaaGAGCAAAGTGCAGTGAGGATATTGATGTTTTCAGGTCCAATAGATAAAACATTCATCCACTGACCTTTTATTATTCAGGAGTTTCTGACGGGgtctgaaaacagagaaaacagcacaaacaactGGCTGTTAGCTGTGCTATAAATATCTCAATTTGCATCTGGTGTTTGCGAGAAACAATCACCTGCATTCACATCTCTGATGCTCCACGAATGTCAGTTCCATGTGGTGCATAGATAACATGGGGTGAAGCCTCATCACCTGAGAGACAAAGGACAGGGAAAACTGAAGTTAGGGCCATGTCTTTAAAGGGCAGGTGGGCTATTTCTCAACGTGGATCCAACGTGGCCATTTGTTCACCATCAATTTACTTCCAGTAAAGGTGCTCGTTCTATCTCAAACAGGCTCCGCCCTCTCCTGGACTCTATGGATAATACTCGCTCTGTTGCGCTGTTCTGCAGCGttgtaaaaacctgccggttctcaccaatgcaactagataagatggtgtatcatctctataaACGAACATgatgtctgtggtcattttgagttgaCCAgcccggccagttcacactgctgcaacttttctctgcaacgttccaAAATGGTTTCgtcttgttgcaaatctttggtctgaactgggcttcaaACCctaaatgagttagcattttaccactcctgtttccctcgtctcaaagtatATGactttttggttagatgcctggtcagacccggataagcagaggacgacgagtacgagccTGAAATAAAGTCTTTGGTTAACACAAGTCTAAGACTTTCACTATTGTTCtgtgacataaaacacgtcagtaaataccccacttgtaaACTTTGAAGTTTCTGTATGtgggtggttgctaacaagtggctgaaTAAGACTAAAGAATGTCATCACGGGTGGGGACGTTAGGTCATGCAACCATGGTGTGGTTAATTTATAGCCTAGGGAACCAGTGCGATGCTAACTTCCGCATAGGTTTCAGCCACTAGCCATAGGAAGGCATCAGCATTATTTCTTCAGCGACGGCGACTGCCCACTATCTTTCAATCCGTGCAAGGTTAGGCCATCACTCCCCCATGAGGTGTTCCTTAATTAGGCTCCACCCACTGTACCCATggagtccagtagagggcagaGCCTCTGTGAGATAGAACAAAGGTTACAATACTGTAACCCTAGCTCTTTTAGCTCAAGTGAAGCCATCTACTGAGGGGCCCTGTGGCTCCAAATGGCTCATTTATTAACTGTGGGCTCTGCAAACTACGCCCCTGCTCAAGGTATTTTTCTGTTGTACATTTGACCTGATGATATTACCCACCTCTACCCACACCTGTAAGGTGGCAGGTGCTAATTTGAGACTGTCTGTAGGGATGTTTTCCATTATGCTGCcactgtcagacacttaaaataacaatccgAGCTTGTCAGTGGCAAATACCTGCCCTTTCAGTGGACATAAATTTGCAGTGCACAATTGCTCATTAATGTGACATCGCAGCCTGTCTgccctctcactcaatactggaccaatttctaaaattgttgtctccatgagtcactcagacacaaaacatcaggttgaaaaatacctcaGCTTCCCTTTAAACTGAACAGCACATTTTAACATCTCTCTTTAGGTACTTCTGATGAATCACGCCTGATTAGAAATCTTGCTGCACCTGCAGGGTGATGTTGCGTTCGAGCGTAGCCTGGCACTCCAGGTTCTCGTCCCCACAGCAACCAGAGCAGCGCCAAAGTGGGACACAAGCAGGCATGTAGATGAACTCCACTTCTCCAGGGTACTCCTGCTCCACATCCACCAACTGCTCCATGGGCCGACACAGGCTCTTTGCCCACACCTCCTGGAACGCCATCACTACAAGACAAGTTGAATCTTCAGTATTTAGGTCATTTAAGAGAGAGGTGGAAATTATTGGTGAGTGGGACTGCAATTACCTTTTGAGTGACTTCCCTCTGGAGGGTGTGAGATctgcaaaatacaaaaaaaagattcGGAAAATTTTACATGTTCAGTGATCAACCTTTTAATTTGATCCGATAAAAGTATCAACGTCAACACAAAGCTTGGTTGTAATGATGCAGAACCTGCAGACAATCAGGACAGAAGCTGAACATGAGCGTGATATACATGGTTTCAGCAGCAGTGGGTTCATTGTGCAGTTTCAGAGCGCCCTCATGTGGCAGAGCAAAAGCAGTGCACCCACAATGGTCCAGTGAAAACAATGATGCAGCATGGTTTCAGGAGCGTaccactgtgctgctgtttaaGCAGTAACACGAGCCAttcaaccaacaacaaaaacacttgatttCTCAATCTGATGTAACACCAGAAGGTTTATTATCACAAGAAGCAGAAACCTTCCAAAAATGCAAAGAATAACAGCAAAGAATAGCTGCTGCCTCCACTTGTGGTTGTTTtcacacacaataaacacagttaaaacaaaGGCAGTACTGAAAAGTATCATGACACAGCGTGAATTGCTTGAACTTCTCACATCCCAGCCTCCaaactcacagtgacaatgttcCTGATTTCTGAACGCCAAATCGAGCAGGAACACAAGCGCAGAGTTGACTTTGGCTCTCTCCTTCTTTTCAGTATCAACAATCTTCTTTCTGACTCCTCAcctctcctgctctcctctcacATTGTGTGAACATGGATGGGAACATTGTCCTCTGAATGTCACGTGCAGGGAATGCTGTAAATCTTGGACAACATAAGGTTTAATTGTGGGATTTTTATGTTCGCTGGAAGGGAGTGCCAAAGAGTTTGTGCTGCTTCATCCAACCAAAAAACCAGATGCATCACAGCAGCTGTAATTAGtataaaacatgcacacacatgcataaacatTACAGTGTGATTGAAGTGGCTTCATGTTGGACGTGATGAGCTAACAACTAAAACTGCTGGCCtgctaaaaaaggaaaaatttgGAAAAGTATTAAAGATGGAAAACTTATgttcttctctcttctttcatttttcttttcttccttttaatTTTATAACTTTCACAAAGCTGCCAAGCACATACACGACGGTCATTATCATACTGAAGACATTTGCAAAGTTACATTTGGGACACTTTTTGGAAACAACAACCAGTTAGGACACAGTTGCTTTCATTTTGCCAGTTATTAATgtggtggtcattttgaatttttaaaaaggcaacTTAAAAACTGGGCTCTCAATATCTTAAATTCTTTATGTGTATGTCCTGATTCTCAAAGACAAATccacattttcatcattttaattcGTGCTGATGCAATGGCGTAGGTTGCGTTTCTATATCAGGGGTCCTCTGCTGGAAAAATTTTGAGCATCTAACatgtaattttctgcattctgatGATTTTTTCCCAGTATATTTATtgacttttcttctttttacaaACAACAATATCTA
The sequence above is drawn from the Epinephelus moara isolate mb chromosome 12, YSFRI_EMoa_1.0, whole genome shotgun sequence genome and encodes:
- the LOC126398660 gene encoding vascular endothelial growth factor A-like isoform X2, with the protein product MMQSFIGVCHLFSVLLLQLVPAQISHPPEGSHSKVMAFQEVWAKSLCRPMEQLVDVEQEYPGEVEFIYMPACVPLWRCSGCCGDENLECQATLERNITLQVMRLHPMLSMHHMELTFVEHQRCECRPRQKLLNNKSSESIKNRPRRRKHKKTANGCGKCQFPQNKIDLH
- the LOC126398660 gene encoding vascular endothelial growth factor A-like isoform X1, with amino-acid sequence MMQSFIGVCHLFSVLLLQLVPAQISHPPEGSHSKVMAFQEVWAKSLCRPMEQLVDVEQEYPGEVEFIYMPACVPLWRCSGCCGDENLECQATLERNITLQVMRLHPMLSMHHMELTFVEHQRCECRPRQKLLNNKSSSESIKNRPRRRKHKKTANGCGKCQFPQNKIDLH